The proteins below are encoded in one region of Arthrobacter sp. CJ23:
- a CDS encoding amidohydrolase, producing the protein MNQPGTPGGSTQPRKVTMYRNGSVYTAADPFATAMLVDGDTVAWVGSEQAATSIADASMDIIDLRGALLAPGFVDSHVHLTETGMALAGLQLSSARSARELLDAVATAPTDGTVLGHGWDETMWQDRTLPTPEELGRAARGRPVYLSRIDVHSALVSQSLVAAAGLDGMDGFDGGTQVVRAAHTAARLAARQLPEADRRGYQGAALREAAANGYVAVAEMSAPHICSTDDLRMAASWNDGGAMPEVLPYWGELATSSGHAQSILDGLGTPVLGLAGDLNIDGSIGSRTAALREDYSDAAGHRGSLYLSVDDAAKHLAACSVLGIQAGFHVIGDAGLEAALDALDLAAAEAGEQRVRAAGHRFEHVEMASSAALERLATYSVTVSAQPAFDAVWGTPGGLYEQRLGERSREMNPFAAFYSKGVPVAFGSDSPVTPLRPWSSVRACLEHNNPEQRISARAAFLGHTRAGWRASKYRNPLMGQLVPGAPASFAVWEVEELMVQVADNRVQSWSTDPRARTPLLPALDTGNDPACLQTVREGQELFASPALRG; encoded by the coding sequence ATGAACCAGCCCGGCACGCCCGGCGGCAGCACCCAGCCGCGCAAGGTGACGATGTACCGCAACGGCTCGGTCTACACCGCCGCAGACCCCTTCGCCACCGCCATGTTGGTTGACGGCGACACCGTCGCCTGGGTTGGTTCCGAGCAGGCAGCAACCTCGATCGCCGATGCGTCCATGGATATCATCGACCTTCGTGGGGCCCTGTTGGCACCCGGCTTCGTGGACTCGCATGTCCACCTCACCGAAACCGGCATGGCCCTGGCGGGGCTGCAGCTGAGCAGTGCCCGCTCCGCCCGCGAACTGCTCGACGCCGTCGCCACTGCGCCCACTGACGGAACCGTTCTGGGCCACGGCTGGGACGAGACCATGTGGCAGGACAGGACACTGCCGACTCCTGAAGAGCTCGGGCGCGCTGCCCGTGGCAGGCCTGTCTACCTGTCCAGGATCGACGTCCACTCCGCACTGGTGTCGCAGTCGCTTGTGGCCGCGGCCGGGCTGGACGGCATGGATGGCTTCGACGGCGGAACGCAGGTGGTGCGTGCGGCACACACGGCTGCCCGGCTGGCTGCGCGGCAACTGCCCGAGGCAGACCGCCGCGGCTACCAAGGCGCGGCCCTCCGCGAAGCCGCTGCAAACGGATATGTTGCGGTCGCTGAAATGTCGGCGCCGCATATTTGCAGCACCGACGACCTGCGCATGGCTGCATCCTGGAACGACGGCGGCGCCATGCCCGAGGTCCTGCCCTATTGGGGCGAGCTGGCCACCTCTTCCGGGCACGCACAGAGCATTCTGGATGGCCTGGGCACGCCCGTCCTCGGACTCGCCGGAGACCTCAACATCGATGGTTCCATCGGCTCGAGGACTGCAGCACTCCGGGAAGACTACAGCGATGCCGCGGGCCATCGGGGCAGCCTGTACCTTTCCGTGGATGACGCTGCCAAACACCTGGCAGCCTGTTCCGTGCTGGGGATTCAGGCCGGCTTCCACGTCATCGGCGACGCCGGCCTCGAAGCTGCGCTGGATGCGCTCGATCTGGCCGCCGCCGAGGCGGGCGAGCAGCGGGTCCGAGCTGCCGGCCACCGCTTCGAACACGTCGAGATGGCCAGCTCCGCGGCGCTGGAGCGTCTGGCGACGTACTCCGTCACGGTCAGTGCCCAGCCGGCCTTCGACGCCGTGTGGGGGACCCCCGGCGGGCTGTATGAGCAGCGGCTGGGGGAGCGCAGCAGGGAGATGAACCCCTTCGCCGCCTTCTACTCGAAGGGTGTCCCGGTGGCCTTCGGCAGCGACAGCCCCGTCACGCCGCTGCGTCCCTGGTCCAGTGTCCGCGCGTGCCTGGAACACAACAACCCGGAGCAGCGCATTTCCGCACGGGCGGCGTTCCTGGGACACACACGGGCGGGCTGGCGCGCCAGCAAGTACCGGAATCCGCTCATGGGCCAGCTGGTGCCCGGGGCACCGGCCAGCTTTGCCGTGTGGGAAGTGGAAGAGCTCATGGTCCAGGTGGCAGACAACCGCGTGCAGTCCTGGAGCACCGATCCGCGGGCGCGTACGCCCCTGCTGCCGGCTCTCGATACCGGCAACGACCCCGCCTGCCTGCAGACGGTCCGCGAAGGCCAGGAGCTCTTCGCCAGCCCCGCACTGCGAGGCTGA
- a CDS encoding RNA helicase produces MSSISGSPSPSDSFQAAAQRTAEAKSHLGAFARTLEFELDDFQREACRSLQEGRGVLVAAPTGAGKTIVGEFAIYLALERGLKAFYTTPIKALSNQKFFELSAKYGSGNVGLLTGDTTINGEAPVVVMTTEVLRNMLYADSATLGDLGYVVMDEVHYLADRFRGAVWEEVIIHLPSEVQVASLSATVSNAEEFGAWLDTVRGHTDVIVSEHRPVPLWQHVMVGKEIVDLFAGDTSFDEIAPEAAEPDGSDRAAVMAAVAPADSRVGKASTARTGQTPSAGPEFEVNPELLSMARAESRMNFNGRFGHGGRSQRRQHRQREERSSSEQRSPVRKASRPQVIASLDRQDLLPAITFIFSRAGCDAAVAQCAAAGLWLTTEREQQIIALRVDEASREIPADDLDVLGFWSWRDGLLRGLAAHHAGMLPTFKEVVEKLFADGLVKAVFATETLALGVNMPARSVVLEKLDKFNGEAHVNITAGEYTQLTGRAGRRGIDVEGHAVVLWQPGTDPAAVAGLASRRTYPLNSSFRPTYNMSINLIAQFGRERAREILESSFAQFQADRSVVGLARQVRSREESLAGYAESMKCHLGDFTTYAKLRRELSDAENHAARNKQRALKSHVGASLTRLIPGDVINLSGGRTPGYAVVLNSDDNAREPRPAVLTADNQLRRIGVHDVDGPVTPVTRIRIPKSFNAKLPKPRRDLAASLRNAVREDVPRVGRSSRNEDFGLGSRMPDQEKKIAELRRALRAHPCHGCSEREDHARWSERWWKLRQDTDGLVRQIQGRTNTIAKTFDRVCDVLSSYGYLQAAGGGQPAISADGQRLRRIYGEKDLLISQSLRQGAINDLDAAEMAALASTLVYQAKREDRGLRPKMPSVSLETAVDIVVREWSLLEDTEEQNKLPLTGEPELGLMWPIFKWAKGRHLQDVLNGTDMAAGDFVRWAKQVVDLLDQLAKVPALDPRVTRICRESIDLIRRGVVAYSTVA; encoded by the coding sequence ATGTCCTCCATTTCCGGGTCTCCCTCACCATCAGACAGCTTCCAGGCGGCCGCGCAGCGGACCGCCGAGGCAAAGAGTCATCTTGGCGCTTTTGCCCGGACCCTGGAGTTCGAGCTGGACGACTTTCAGCGCGAGGCGTGCCGGTCCCTCCAAGAGGGCCGCGGCGTGCTGGTCGCGGCCCCGACAGGGGCCGGCAAGACCATCGTCGGCGAATTCGCCATCTACCTGGCCCTGGAACGGGGGCTTAAGGCCTTCTACACGACGCCCATCAAGGCGCTCAGCAACCAGAAGTTCTTCGAGCTGTCGGCAAAGTACGGCTCCGGTAACGTAGGCCTTCTGACGGGCGACACCACCATCAACGGCGAGGCCCCCGTCGTCGTGATGACCACGGAAGTCCTTCGGAACATGCTGTACGCCGATTCGGCAACCCTGGGTGACTTGGGCTACGTCGTCATGGACGAAGTCCACTACCTCGCGGACCGCTTCCGCGGGGCCGTGTGGGAGGAAGTCATCATCCACTTGCCGAGCGAGGTGCAGGTGGCATCGCTCAGTGCCACCGTCTCCAATGCCGAGGAATTCGGTGCCTGGCTGGATACCGTCCGCGGCCACACCGACGTGATCGTCTCCGAGCACCGCCCGGTACCCCTGTGGCAGCACGTTATGGTGGGCAAGGAAATTGTCGACCTCTTCGCCGGCGACACCAGTTTCGACGAGATCGCCCCCGAGGCCGCCGAGCCGGACGGGTCCGACCGCGCGGCTGTCATGGCGGCTGTCGCCCCTGCGGACAGCCGCGTCGGCAAGGCAAGCACCGCGCGGACGGGACAGACGCCGTCAGCCGGCCCGGAATTCGAAGTGAACCCCGAACTCCTCTCCATGGCCCGCGCCGAAAGCCGGATGAACTTCAACGGGCGGTTCGGCCACGGCGGACGCAGCCAGCGCCGCCAGCACCGCCAGCGCGAGGAACGCAGTTCCAGCGAGCAGCGCAGCCCCGTCCGGAAGGCCAGCAGGCCCCAGGTCATCGCCAGCCTCGACCGCCAGGACCTGCTGCCCGCCATCACCTTCATTTTTTCCCGGGCCGGCTGCGACGCCGCCGTGGCGCAATGTGCCGCTGCCGGGCTGTGGCTCACCACCGAACGCGAACAGCAGATCATCGCGCTCCGTGTAGATGAAGCCAGCCGCGAGATCCCGGCGGACGACCTCGACGTCCTCGGATTCTGGAGCTGGCGTGACGGCCTCCTGCGCGGGCTGGCAGCCCACCACGCAGGAATGCTGCCCACGTTCAAGGAAGTCGTGGAGAAGCTCTTCGCCGACGGGCTCGTCAAGGCCGTCTTCGCCACCGAAACCCTCGCGCTCGGCGTCAACATGCCCGCCCGTTCAGTGGTGCTGGAAAAGCTGGACAAGTTCAACGGCGAAGCGCACGTCAACATCACTGCGGGGGAGTACACGCAGCTCACCGGACGTGCTGGAAGACGCGGCATCGACGTCGAAGGCCACGCGGTGGTTCTTTGGCAGCCCGGCACGGATCCGGCTGCAGTGGCCGGTCTGGCATCCCGCCGGACCTACCCGCTCAACTCAAGTTTCCGGCCCACTTACAACATGAGCATCAACCTGATAGCCCAGTTCGGCAGGGAGCGTGCCCGCGAAATCCTCGAATCCTCCTTCGCGCAGTTCCAGGCCGACCGTTCCGTGGTGGGACTTGCCCGCCAGGTGCGCAGCAGGGAAGAGTCCCTGGCCGGCTACGCTGAATCCATGAAGTGCCACCTTGGTGACTTCACCACGTACGCCAAGCTGCGGCGCGAACTCAGCGACGCCGAGAACCACGCGGCGCGGAACAAACAGCGGGCGCTCAAGTCCCATGTAGGGGCTTCGCTGACGCGGCTGATCCCCGGTGATGTCATCAACCTGTCAGGGGGGCGGACCCCGGGCTACGCCGTGGTGCTGAACTCGGACGACAACGCCCGTGAGCCGCGGCCGGCGGTGCTGACGGCGGACAACCAGTTGCGCCGGATCGGCGTGCACGACGTCGACGGCCCGGTCACGCCAGTGACCCGGATCCGAATTCCGAAATCTTTCAATGCCAAGCTGCCCAAGCCCCGGCGCGACCTCGCCGCATCCCTGCGCAACGCGGTGCGCGAGGACGTGCCCAGGGTCGGACGCAGCAGCAGGAACGAGGACTTCGGGCTTGGCTCGCGGATGCCGGACCAGGAAAAGAAGATCGCCGAGCTGCGCCGGGCCCTGCGCGCCCACCCTTGCCATGGCTGCAGCGAACGCGAGGACCATGCCCGGTGGTCGGAGCGCTGGTGGAAGCTTCGCCAGGATACGGACGGGCTGGTCCGGCAGATCCAGGGCCGCACCAACACCATCGCGAAGACTTTCGACCGAGTGTGCGACGTCTTGTCGAGCTACGGGTACCTGCAAGCAGCCGGCGGCGGCCAGCCGGCCATCAGTGCCGACGGCCAGCGCCTGCGCCGGATCTACGGCGAGAAGGACCTGCTCATCTCCCAGTCCCTCCGGCAGGGAGCCATCAACGATCTCGACGCCGCCGAGATGGCGGCGCTGGCGAGCACGCTGGTTTACCAAGCCAAACGTGAGGACCGGGGACTGCGGCCCAAGATGCCGTCCGTATCGCTGGAGACCGCCGTCGACATCGTGGTCCGTGAATGGTCCCTGCTGGAGGACACCGAAGAGCAGAACAAGCTTCCGCTGACCGGGGAGCCGGAGCTCGGCCTCATGTGGCCGATCTTCAAATGGGCCAAGGGGCGGCATCTCCAGGACGTACTCAACGGAACCGACATGGCGGCCGGTGACTTTGTCCGCTGGGCCAAGCAGGTGGTGGACCTGCTCGACCAGCTTGCCAAGGTTCCCGCGCTCGATCCGCGCGTCACCAGAATCTGCCGCGAATCGATCGACCTCATCCGCCGTGGCGTGGTGGCCTACTCCACCGTTGCCTGA
- a CDS encoding YafY family protein has product MSASRTERLLNLLLALLNTELGLSRAVLREKVYHDDAGNDVAFGRMFERDKVDLRQFGFEIETITDRGFGEDDPASTRYRIGKEANRLPDVSLTPAECTVLMLAAQLWERAALGSAAVSAMRKLQAGGGLADVELPSGLQPRIKPAGQAFDDVVAAMHGQHPVSFGYLAGSTGREEYRVVEPWGLGSRFGQWYLVGLDRARSAKRFFRLSRMTTAVTVDTSGTFEPPEAFDARAELDTLSELPLQRAVLDVVTGRLLGLRKRAEEDPVDGAGREGRDRLSLTFRDPEQLAEELASYGPNVHVAAPAELRAAVLRRLEAAAAFAAAPSIPVDFPDAGPVPRARKRTSEEQLTRMLQLVPFLVHHQGLHIQDVAERFGVTRKELIEDLKILICSGLPEGYPDELLDIQWENDHVYISEHLDLNRPVRFSEDEAGALLTGLAMLGDLPALAGMSGDVLESVTLKLTGAAGGAGRLASSLAGQSVAPEDSRAFETITQAIRDGQQLRLRYFSLQRDSVSERDVDPLRLYSLDRTWYFEAYCHSKQGLRNFRLDRVEELEANGRPASGLAVAAEGFPAKLFTTSDDDTLVVLQLSRQGAGLADDYYAERTAPLPDGGMLAEVRFGSTDWLPMFVAQHGGAVRVLEPRPVGQAIADWLSAALAQYAD; this is encoded by the coding sequence GTGTCCGCATCACGTACTGAACGACTCCTCAATCTGCTCCTGGCCCTGTTGAACACGGAACTGGGGCTTTCCCGTGCCGTCCTGCGCGAGAAGGTTTACCACGACGACGCCGGGAATGACGTTGCCTTCGGACGCATGTTTGAGCGGGACAAGGTTGATCTGCGCCAGTTCGGCTTCGAGATCGAAACGATCACGGACCGGGGTTTCGGCGAGGACGACCCCGCATCCACGCGCTACCGCATCGGCAAGGAAGCCAACCGTCTGCCGGACGTGAGTCTGACTCCTGCCGAGTGCACCGTGCTGATGCTGGCCGCGCAGCTATGGGAGCGGGCCGCGCTGGGTTCCGCGGCGGTCAGCGCCATGCGGAAGCTGCAGGCGGGCGGCGGGCTCGCCGACGTCGAACTTCCCTCGGGCCTGCAGCCCCGCATCAAACCCGCCGGGCAGGCGTTCGACGACGTCGTGGCGGCCATGCACGGCCAGCATCCCGTCAGCTTCGGCTACTTGGCCGGCAGCACCGGACGGGAGGAGTACCGGGTGGTGGAGCCTTGGGGGCTCGGCAGCCGTTTCGGGCAGTGGTACCTGGTGGGGCTGGACCGCGCACGCTCGGCCAAGCGTTTTTTCCGCCTGTCCCGGATGACGACCGCGGTCACCGTTGACACCAGCGGGACGTTCGAGCCGCCGGAGGCGTTCGACGCCCGCGCTGAGCTTGACACCCTTAGCGAGCTGCCCCTCCAGCGGGCGGTCCTTGACGTAGTGACGGGCCGGCTCCTCGGTCTCCGCAAGCGTGCCGAGGAAGATCCCGTCGACGGCGCGGGGCGCGAAGGCCGTGACCGGCTCAGCCTCACGTTCCGGGATCCGGAACAGCTCGCCGAAGAACTCGCGTCCTATGGGCCCAACGTCCACGTTGCTGCCCCGGCGGAATTGCGGGCAGCGGTGCTGCGCCGCCTGGAGGCTGCAGCGGCTTTCGCCGCGGCCCCCTCCATCCCCGTGGATTTCCCGGACGCCGGACCGGTCCCGCGCGCCCGGAAGCGGACATCCGAGGAGCAGCTCACCCGCATGCTCCAGCTGGTTCCATTCCTGGTCCACCACCAGGGCCTGCACATCCAGGACGTCGCCGAGCGGTTCGGTGTCACACGCAAGGAACTGATCGAGGACCTGAAGATCCTCATCTGCTCCGGGCTGCCCGAGGGCTATCCGGACGAACTGCTGGACATCCAGTGGGAGAACGACCACGTCTACATCAGCGAGCACCTGGACTTGAACCGGCCCGTGCGCTTCAGCGAAGACGAAGCCGGCGCCCTCCTCACGGGCCTGGCCATGCTCGGGGACCTGCCGGCGCTGGCGGGCATGTCCGGGGACGTACTCGAATCGGTGACGCTCAAACTGACCGGCGCAGCAGGCGGCGCCGGGCGCCTCGCCAGCTCGCTGGCAGGCCAATCCGTGGCACCGGAAGACTCACGGGCGTTCGAAACCATCACGCAGGCAATCCGCGACGGCCAGCAGCTGCGCCTGCGCTACTTCTCCCTCCAACGGGACTCCGTCTCCGAACGGGACGTCGACCCCCTGCGTCTGTATTCCCTGGACAGGACCTGGTACTTCGAGGCCTACTGCCACAGCAAGCAGGGACTGCGGAACTTCCGGCTTGACCGCGTGGAGGAGCTCGAAGCCAACGGCCGGCCGGCGTCCGGCCTTGCCGTGGCCGCGGAAGGTTTCCCCGCGAAGCTCTTCACCACCAGCGATGACGACACCTTGGTGGTTCTGCAGCTGAGCCGGCAGGGAGCCGGCCTCGCCGATGACTATTACGCCGAACGGACTGCACCGCTGCCCGACGGCGGGATGCTGGCCGAGGTCCGGTTCGGCAGCACCGACTGGCTGCCCATGTTCGTGGCGCAGCACGGTGGAGCGGTCCGGGTTCTGGAGCCGCGCCCGGTGGGGCAGGCCATCGCGGACTGGCTCTCCGCCGCACTGGCGCAGTACGCAGACTGA
- the pafA gene encoding Pup--protein ligase — MDKRIFGIETEFGISYSSPDSRPLAPEEVARYLFRKVVSWGRSSNVFLTNGSRLYLDVGSHPEYATAECDDLAQLIAHDRAGELILDDLVDEAQMRLSAEGFNGTVYLFKNNTDSAGNSYGSHENYLIPRRGEFSRLAEILIPFLVTRQLIAGAGKVLKTPHGATFAFSQRADHIWEGVSSATTRSRPIINTRDEPHADAEFFRRLHVIVGDSNMSETSALLKVGTVDLILRMIEAGVIMRDMRMENPIRSIREISHDLTGRALVRLANGRQLSALEIQREYFAKVTEFVAANGAHNAHVPLILDLWGRTLDAIESGDTSGIDTEVDWAIKKKLMDSYMQRHGIGLDSARIAQLDLTYHDISRQRGLYYLLQSRGAVKRVVTETEVKDAVDAPPQTTRAKLRGDFVRRAQELGRDYTVDWVHLKLNDRAHQTILCKDPFRSVDERVDALLDSMS; from the coding sequence GTCCACTGGCCCCGGAGGAGGTCGCCAGGTACTTGTTCCGCAAAGTGGTCAGCTGGGGACGTTCTTCCAATGTGTTCCTGACCAACGGTTCGCGGCTTTACCTTGACGTCGGCTCGCATCCCGAATACGCGACGGCTGAATGCGACGACCTCGCCCAGCTCATCGCGCATGACCGCGCGGGCGAGCTCATCCTTGACGACCTGGTGGACGAAGCACAGATGCGCTTGTCCGCCGAGGGATTCAACGGCACCGTGTACCTGTTCAAGAACAACACGGACTCCGCAGGGAACTCCTACGGAAGCCACGAAAACTACCTCATCCCGCGCAGGGGCGAATTCTCCCGGCTGGCCGAAATCCTCATCCCGTTCCTCGTCACCCGCCAGCTGATTGCCGGCGCCGGCAAGGTGCTGAAGACCCCGCACGGGGCCACGTTCGCGTTCTCGCAGCGGGCCGACCACATCTGGGAGGGCGTCTCCTCCGCCACCACCAGGTCCAGGCCCATCATCAACACCCGCGATGAGCCGCACGCCGATGCGGAGTTCTTCCGGCGCCTGCACGTGATCGTCGGCGACTCCAACATGTCGGAAACCTCGGCCCTGCTCAAGGTGGGGACAGTGGACCTCATCCTGCGCATGATCGAGGCCGGAGTCATCATGCGGGACATGCGCATGGAGAACCCCATCCGCAGCATCCGGGAGATCTCGCACGACCTCACCGGCCGGGCCCTGGTGCGGCTGGCGAACGGCCGGCAGCTATCGGCACTTGAGATCCAGCGCGAATACTTCGCCAAGGTCACCGAGTTCGTCGCCGCCAACGGCGCCCACAACGCCCACGTGCCGCTCATCCTCGACCTGTGGGGACGGACCCTGGACGCGATCGAAAGCGGCGACACCAGCGGCATCGATACCGAGGTGGACTGGGCCATCAAGAAGAAGCTCATGGACAGCTACATGCAGCGGCATGGCATCGGCCTTGATTCGGCCCGGATCGCCCAGCTGGACCTGACGTACCACGACATCTCCCGCCAGCGCGGTCTGTACTACCTGCTGCAGTCCCGCGGCGCCGTCAAGAGGGTCGTCACCGAGACCGAGGTCAAGGACGCCGTGGACGCTCCGCCCCAGACGACGCGCGCCAAGCTCCGTGGAGACTTCGTCCGTAGGGCCCAGGAACTTGGCCGGGACTACACCGTTGACTGGGTCCACCTGAAGCTGAACGACCGCGCCCACCAGACCATTCTGTGCAAGGATCCCTTCCGCAGTGTCGATGAGCGGGTCGACGCACTCCTTGATTCAATGAGCTGA
- the tatA gene encoding Sec-independent protein translocase subunit TatA, producing the protein MRLEGWHLIIIIVLALVLFAAPKLPSMARSIGQSMRIFKSEVREMKKDGSTEAKEGSDAVEGKVVEHPDTKTKSGDDTDVPPSNRV; encoded by the coding sequence ATGAGGCTCGAAGGCTGGCATCTCATCATCATCATCGTTCTCGCCCTGGTGCTCTTTGCAGCACCGAAGCTGCCGTCCATGGCGCGCAGCATCGGGCAGTCGATGCGCATTTTCAAGTCCGAAGTCCGCGAAATGAAGAAGGACGGCTCCACGGAGGCCAAAGAAGGCTCCGACGCCGTCGAAGGCAAAGTAGTGGAGCACCCGGACACCAAGACCAAGAGCGGCGACGACACCGACGTTCCGCCGTCCAACCGCGTCTAA
- a CDS encoding FKBP-type peptidyl-prolyl cis-trans isomerase translates to MRRLLAILIPGLLLLTACGGSPSPEPTSQSAGETAKLDSVKVTDNGDKKAPGVDFAKPLEVAEATVKVVAEGGGDRVKAGQTISVSFIALDGKDGKALGDSYDTEPEAIELNDEFKAQDAVLYNAFVGTKVGSQLGYAVPSQAQTGEASKETRLFILKVTSVKDSAKVLDKPEGETVTPPAGLPTVKVNDKGIPEISVEGVSAPTQLIAQDLIKGSGPAVTASNTLTVNYVGVNLVGGVKFDSSFDRGQPASFPLTGVIKGWTQGLAGKTVGSRVLLVIPKDLAYGEAGQGEAKGDLVFVVDILGAK, encoded by the coding sequence GTGCGCCGACTCCTAGCAATTCTCATTCCGGGCCTCCTGCTGCTCACCGCATGCGGAGGCAGCCCAAGCCCGGAGCCCACCAGCCAGTCAGCAGGCGAAACCGCCAAGCTTGACTCCGTCAAGGTCACGGACAACGGCGACAAGAAGGCTCCCGGCGTTGACTTCGCCAAGCCTTTGGAAGTTGCCGAGGCCACCGTGAAGGTGGTAGCCGAAGGCGGCGGCGACCGTGTCAAGGCCGGCCAGACGATCTCGGTCTCCTTCATCGCCCTGGACGGCAAGGACGGCAAGGCACTTGGTGACTCGTACGACACCGAGCCCGAAGCCATTGAGTTGAATGACGAATTCAAGGCCCAGGACGCCGTCCTGTACAACGCCTTCGTCGGTACCAAGGTCGGCTCCCAGCTGGGCTATGCCGTCCCGTCGCAGGCCCAGACCGGCGAGGCCTCGAAGGAGACCCGCCTGTTCATTCTCAAGGTGACGTCCGTGAAGGACTCGGCCAAGGTCCTGGACAAGCCCGAAGGCGAAACCGTGACCCCGCCGGCCGGTCTGCCCACCGTCAAGGTCAACGACAAGGGCATCCCCGAGATCTCCGTGGAAGGCGTCAGCGCCCCCACACAGCTCATCGCCCAGGACCTCATCAAGGGCTCGGGCCCGGCGGTCACGGCCAGCAACACACTGACCGTCAACTACGTGGGCGTCAACCTCGTGGGCGGCGTGAAGTTCGATTCCAGCTTCGACCGCGGCCAGCCCGCCAGCTTCCCGCTGACCGGCGTCATCAAGGGCTGGACCCAGGGACTTGCCGGCAAGACCGTCGGCTCGCGCGTCCTCCTGGTCATCCCGAAGGACCTCGCCTACGGTGAGGCAGGACAGGGCGAAGCCAAGGGTGACCTCGTGTTCGTCGTCGACATCCTCGGCGCCAAGTAG
- a CDS encoding FKBP-type peptidyl-prolyl cis-trans isomerase: MSFGQRDLDRTKPEIDFPEGDVPTELVITDIIEGSGAEAKAGDTVSTHYVGVAWSTGEEFDASWGRGAPLDFRVGVGQVIQGWDQGLLGMKVGGRRRLEIPSELAYGSRGAGGAIKPNEALIFVVDLVAVR; the protein is encoded by the coding sequence ATGTCATTTGGTCAGCGTGATCTCGACCGCACGAAGCCGGAAATCGACTTCCCCGAAGGCGACGTTCCCACGGAACTCGTCATCACCGACATCATCGAAGGCAGCGGCGCTGAGGCCAAGGCCGGCGACACCGTTTCCACCCACTACGTGGGCGTCGCCTGGTCCACGGGCGAAGAATTCGACGCTTCCTGGGGCCGGGGCGCACCGCTGGACTTCCGCGTCGGCGTCGGCCAGGTCATCCAGGGCTGGGACCAGGGCCTGCTGGGCATGAAGGTCGGCGGCCGCCGCCGCCTGGAGATCCCTTCCGAGCTTGCCTACGGCTCCCGCGGTGCCGGCGGAGCGATCAAGCCCAATGAAGCACTGATCTTCGTTGTGGACCTCGTCGCCGTCCGCTAA
- the tatC gene encoding twin-arginine translocase subunit TatC has protein sequence MALLDHLKELKNRLFKAAIAVILGTVIGFIAYQPLLEALIKPIKDLNEKEGRLATLNFDGVASSFDLMVQVSVFLGLIVASPVWIYQLWAFIVPGLHKKERRLALSFVAAAVPLFVGGVLLAWLVLPNAVRVLTDFTPVGGSNFISAEIYLAFVLRLLLAFGIAFLVPVVLVGLNLAGIIKGKQLVKSWRITIFLVCLFAAMAAPGADAMSMFYLAAPMLLLFFAAIGVCLLNDRRRERRAAKRAAETEATADTGTSAADLENL, from the coding sequence ATGGCATTGCTGGACCACCTCAAGGAGCTGAAGAACCGGCTGTTCAAGGCCGCCATCGCAGTCATCCTTGGCACCGTGATCGGTTTCATCGCCTATCAGCCCCTGCTTGAAGCGCTGATCAAACCGATCAAGGACCTGAATGAAAAAGAGGGCCGGCTGGCCACGCTGAACTTTGACGGCGTGGCAAGCTCGTTCGACCTCATGGTCCAGGTCTCGGTGTTTCTCGGTCTGATCGTGGCCAGCCCGGTCTGGATCTACCAGCTCTGGGCGTTCATCGTCCCCGGCCTGCACAAGAAGGAACGGCGCCTGGCGCTTTCCTTTGTGGCCGCGGCGGTTCCCCTGTTCGTGGGCGGCGTGCTGCTGGCCTGGTTGGTCCTGCCGAACGCTGTCCGTGTTCTCACGGACTTCACCCCGGTGGGTGGCTCCAACTTCATCAGTGCCGAGATCTACCTGGCATTCGTGCTCCGGCTCCTTCTGGCGTTCGGCATCGCGTTCCTGGTTCCCGTGGTGCTTGTGGGACTGAACCTGGCCGGAATCATCAAGGGCAAGCAGTTGGTGAAGAGCTGGCGCATCACGATCTTCCTTGTGTGCCTGTTTGCGGCCATGGCAGCTCCCGGCGCGGACGCCATGAGCATGTTCTACCTGGCGGCTCCGATGCTTCTGCTCTTCTTCGCCGCGATCGGCGTGTGCCTGCTCAACGACCGCCGCCGCGAGCGTCGTGCTGCCAAGCGGGCCGCTGAGACAGAAGCCACTGCCGACACCGGTACCTCGGCCGCCGATCTGGAGAATCTCTAG